In Candidatus Methylomirabilota bacterium, the DNA window CGGAGCGACTCGCCGAGGAACGTGAAGCCGAGGGTGGTCACGATCACCGGGACGCCGCCGGCGATCACGAGCCAGGGCGTCTCGCGGATGAACGTGTAGCCGTCGTTGAGAATCGAGCCCCAGCTCGGCGTCGGCGGGCGGATCCCCAGCCCGAGGAACGAGAGCCCGGACTCGATCGTCACGACCACCGGGATCTCCATGCTGGCCAGGATCAGCACCGGGCCGGCCACGTTCGGGAGGACGTGTCGGGCCAGGATGCGGGCGATCCCGGCGCCGAGCGCCCGCTCGGCCAGGATGAACTCGGTCGTCTTCAACGACAGGGTCTGCGTGCGAATGACCCGCCCGTAGAGCGGGACGGAGGTGACGACCACGACCAGCAGGATGGTGCCGAGGCTCGGGCCGAGGAGCGTGACCACGGCCAGCGCGAACATGACCGTCGGGAACGAGCGGACGCCGTCGAAGACGAGCAGCAGCGCATTGTCGAGCCAGCGCGGGCCGTAGCCGGCCGCCATCCCGAGCGCGAGCCCCACCGCCAGCGCCACCGACACCGAGACGAGCGAGACCTCGAGGGCGATCCGCCCGCCGTGGAGGACGCGGGTGAAGAGGTCGCGCCCGAGGTGATCGGTCCCGAGGGGGTGGGCGGGCCCGGGTCCCTGGAGGCGCGCGGCCGGCTCGAGGGCGGTGGGATCGGCCGGGCTGAGGACGTCGGCCAGGATGGCGCTCAGCACCACCAGCGCCACCAGCACGGTCCCGAAGAGCCCGGCCGGGTCGCGGGCGAGTCGCCGCCACCCCGCGAGCCCGGAGCGGCGGGGGCGAGAGGCGACGGGCCCGGCGAGGGCGGTCGGCACGGGCGGGGGACGCGCGGGATTGGCTCAGGCGAGCTGGAACTTCCGGAGCAGCATCCGGTTGCCGTCGGGGGTCAGCGCCGGCTTGAGGTGAGTCCGGTAGAGGACGGCGTTGACGCCGTGGGTGAGGAAGACGTACGCCCCTGACTCTTCCATGAGGTCCTGCATCCGCACGTACATGGCGTGACGCTTGGCCGCGTCCGGCTCGAGCAGCGCCTGCTCGTGGAGGGTGTCGTACTCCTTGCTGCTGAACCGCTCCCAGTTCCACTCCCCGATCTGCGCCGAGGTGAACCACACCGTCGCCCAGCTCGGGTCGGGCTGCATCGAGAAGCGCACGACGTGCATCTGCATCTTCTTCCAGCCCCCCGCCTTGTCGGAGGCCATCGCCTTCTGGACGCCGCTGTCGAAGGGCACCACCTCGGCCTGGATCCCGACCTTGGCCAGGCTGGCGGCGACGACCTGGGCCGCGTTGAGGAACTCGGTGGAGTTGCGAACGCCGATCTCGGTCTTGAACCCGCGCGGGTGACCGGCTTCGGCGAGCAGCTTCCGGGCCCGGTCGAGGTCGGGGCCGGCGACCAGGTTCTTCTCGCGGTGCCCGATCAGTCCCGGGGCGACGATGCCGGTGGAGCGAGGCGCGACTCCGAAGAACGCCCCGTCGAGGACGGCCTTGCCGTCGACGGCGAGCTGGACCGCCTTGCGGACCCGGATGTCCGAGAAGACGCCGCTCTCCATCTGCATGCCGAGCCACCAGTAGGTGAGTCCGGGACGCGCGTCGAGCGTCGAGCTGGCCGGGAGCTTGCCCCGGAGCCGGGGGATCGAGGTCATCGGGACGTGGGTGACGTCGATCTGCCCGGCCTCGTACGCGATCTCGGCCGCGTTCGCGTCCAGGATGGGGGTCGCCTGGATCTCCTCGAAGACGGGCTTGGCCCCGGGCCAGAGCGGGTTGCGCTCGAGGGTGAGGCCCGCCCGCGGCTCCCACTTCCGGATCCGGTAGGGCCCGCAGGTCGCGCCCGGATCCATGGTGAAGCGCTGCCCGTCCATCCGCTCGACCGCCTTCTTGCAGACGATGACCGACGAGGTCTGGGGCAGCGTGGACGACCAGAGCGGCAGGAAGGGCTCCTTCAGGACGATGACCCCGGCATGGCGACCGGTGATCTCGACGCGGTCGAGCTTGGCCCAATCCCCGCGGTAGGGCGACTTCGTGGCGGGATTGGCGACCCGCTCGTAGGAGAACTTCACGTCCTCGGCGGTCAGCTCGCCGAACCCATTGGTCCACGGGAGGCCGGGCCGAAGCTGGAACCGGATGTGGGTCGGGTCTGTCGCCTCGATCGACAGCGCGGCGTCCCGCTCCCAGCCCCAGGTCGTCCCCGGGGTGAGCGTCACCAGCCCGAGCAGGACGGCGTCGATGATGTCGCTCTCGGGCGCGCCGAGCCGAAAGGCCGGGTCGAGGGTCTCGTAGTTCGTGTAGGAGCGGATCCGGAGCACCCGCGGGTCGGCCGCCTCAGCCCCCCTCCGGAACGGCACCGCCGCCGTGAGACCGGCCGCCGCCGAGGCACGCAGGAACTGCCGCCGGGATAGGCCCTCTCGCATCATGCTCGCCTCCTGTGATCATCGAGGAGTCGGGGCGGAGTGCCCAATTATGACCGGGGTCTCCGGGCAAGTCCAGCCGCGCGCCTCTCGCCGCCGATTCCTCGATGTTGTAGTGTACGGGACATGAGGGTCGGCATCTCCCTGACCAGCCGTCACGCCGTGCGCGACCCTCGGGAGGGCGCCCGCTGGATGATCGAACGGGCCGCCGCCGCCCGGCAGGTCGGGCTCGATTCCCTCTTCCTCGGCGACCATCACGCGACGGCTGAGCCGTATTACCAGAACGTCCCGATGCTCGGACGCTTGCTGGCCGAGTGGGGCGAGGCGCCGGTGGGCTGCCTGTTCCTGCTCCCGCTCTGGAACCCGGTGCTGGTGGCCGAGCAGGTGGGGACCCTGGCCGCCATCGCCCGCGGTCGCTTCATTCTGCAGTGCGGTCTCGGGTACGACCAGGGGCAGTTCCGTGCGATGGGGACCACCTTGCGGTACCGCCCCTCCGCCTTCGAGGAGGCGCTCGGCATCGTGCGCCGCCTGCTGGCTGGTGAGGTGGTCAGCTCGGCGGGACGGTTCTCGGTCACCGACGCGCGGCTCGCGCTGCGGCCGAGCGAGCCGGTCGAGGTGTGGATCGGCGCCGGCGCCGCCCCGGCGCTCGACCGCGCCGCCCGGCTGGGCGACGGCTGGCTCGCCGCGCCCGATCTCACGCCCGACGAGGTGCGCGCCAAGATCGCGCAGTATCGCGAGCGCTGCCGGGCCCACGGGCGAACGCCGAGCGCGGTCGCCATCCGGCGCGACATCTACGTGGCGGAATCGGCGGCCGAGGCCCGGGCGACGGCGGGGCCGATCATGGCTCGCGGCCATCGAGGCTTCGACCAGGCGGCCCTCATCGTCGGGACGATCGACGAGGTGGCCACGCGCTTCAGGGAGCTCGAGGCCCTGGGGTACACCGACGTCATCGCCCGCCACCTCACCGACGACCAACCCAGGGTTCTCGGCTCGCTGGCGCGCCTGGCCGAAGTGCGGAAGGCGGTGGCGTGACGCCGCCCGGGCCCGTGCTCGGCCTCCCGCTGTTCCTCGCGATCTGCGCAGGCCTCGCGCCCCCGGCGGCCTCGGCCGGCGGCTCGATCGACGCGGTCGGCCCATGGACCCAGCGGCTCCCGATGCCGAGCCGGGCCGCCGTGGCCGAGGAGGACGTCCGCCTCACCGGGCCGACCCTGGCCCAGGCGCCCGCCCGCCCCGTCGCCGTCACGGGCCTGCAGGACGGCCGGCCGGTCGTGTTCTCCCCTGACGCCCAGGAGCAGATCGCCGGCTTGGCCGTCGAGCTCCTGCAGTCCGCCGACTACGAGGCCGGTCGGACGATCGCCACCGAGCAGCGCTGGAGCGAGGCCCGCCACGCCTCGCACCTTCACCTGAGCTTCACCCCCGCGCGCGCCGTCACCTTTCGCTTCAGCACGACCGGGCCGGCGGCTCAGCACCAGGTCGAGGTGGCCGAGATGCTGATCGCCATCTCCCCGCACGCCTGGCCCGGTTATCTCCTGATTCGTGAGCGCGGCCGGGTCCGCGCCTTCTCGAAATATCGGCCCCGACCGGCGCAGGCGCTGCAGGACGCCCTCCGCCTCCGGTGACGCGCCGCCAGCCAGTGGCCGCGTCCGCCGCTCGTCGTCTCGCCATCGGTCTCTTGACGGTGGCTCTGGCCGGCCTCCCGGCCGTCGGACACGGCCAGGTGTTCCTCGCCAGCAAGGCCCATCCGGAGTTCGCCATCGGGCCGCTCTTCATCGTCGCCGGCATCCGTCCCGACCTCGGCCCGGTCACGGTCCGGGTCTCGTGGAGTCTGGCGCTCCCGCCGAATACCCGCCCGGAGGACGTGCAGCAGGACCTCTATCTCCTCTGGCCGGCGGAGGCGGTGGCCGGGACGGGGGTGGTGCTGGGCGACGCCGCGCTCCGGCGGTACGTGGAGGAGCGCGGGTTCGCCGTGGTCAGCGAGGGGCGGCTGGCCCTCGCCATCAGGGACTGGACGAAGCTCGGGACGCCGGCGGAGAGCGATCCGCTCGGCGAATCGGCGGCCTTCGTGACCTTCTACAAGCGGGGGACGAATCCGGCGCAGTCCGGCATCGGGACCATCGTCAAAGTCGCGTGGACGCCGCACCTGGTCGACGCCCACGCGCTGCTGAGCCTCCGGATGGCGCTCAAGGACCTCATCACTCTCAAGCCGGCGACGTGGTTCGAGGAGCTGTTCTGGGGCCGTCGCCACGTCCTCAACCTGAGCGCGGGTAACGTGGGGTCGGTGGCCCTCTACTCGATGTACTTCGGCCAGCGGGATCGGGTTCTGCGCTTCGCCCGCGACTTTTCGCTGCTCGTCGCCGAATTCGCCGACGCCGATCATCTCCGGATCGAGGAGATCAGCCCGGCGGGGGCGACGCGCCGGCCCAGCCGGGTGCGGACGGGCGCCGAAACCGTCTTGCTGCCGCTGGCCGGTGCCGAGGGCAACGTGCCGCAGGTGCTGACCGTCCGGTTCAGCTATTTCAGCGGGCGGGTAGCGTGGCGGCCGATCCTGATCTCGCTCCTGTTCCTCGTCCTGGGCAACCTCATGGGGGCCTGGATGTTCACCCGGACTGTGACGCAATTCTTCGGTCGGCGTTTCCACCTGGGCCGGGCGGACGCGCGCCGCCCGCCGAGCGGCGCCGTGCT includes these proteins:
- a CDS encoding ABC transporter substrate-binding protein codes for the protein MMREGLSRRQFLRASAAAGLTAAVPFRRGAEAADPRVLRIRSYTNYETLDPAFRLGAPESDIIDAVLLGLVTLTPGTTWGWERDAALSIEATDPTHIRFQLRPGLPWTNGFGELTAEDVKFSYERVANPATKSPYRGDWAKLDRVEITGRHAGVIVLKEPFLPLWSSTLPQTSSVIVCKKAVERMDGQRFTMDPGATCGPYRIRKWEPRAGLTLERNPLWPGAKPVFEEIQATPILDANAAEIAYEAGQIDVTHVPMTSIPRLRGKLPASSTLDARPGLTYWWLGMQMESGVFSDIRVRKAVQLAVDGKAVLDGAFFGVAPRSTGIVAPGLIGHREKNLVAGPDLDRARKLLAEAGHPRGFKTEIGVRNSTEFLNAAQVVAASLAKVGIQAEVVPFDSGVQKAMASDKAGGWKKMQMHVVRFSMQPDPSWATVWFTSAQIGEWNWERFSSKEYDTLHEQALLEPDAAKRHAMYVRMQDLMEESGAYVFLTHGVNAVLYRTHLKPALTPDGNRMLLRKFQLA
- a CDS encoding ABC transporter permease, translating into MPTALAGPVASRPRRSGLAGWRRLARDPAGLFGTVLVALVVLSAILADVLSPADPTALEPAARLQGPGPAHPLGTDHLGRDLFTRVLHGGRIALEVSLVSVSVALAVGLALGMAAGYGPRWLDNALLLVFDGVRSFPTVMFALAVVTLLGPSLGTILLVVVVTSVPLYGRVIRTQTLSLKTTEFILAERALGAGIARILARHVLPNVAGPVLILASMEIPVVVTIESGLSFLGLGIRPPTPSWGSILNDGYTFIRETPWLVIAGGVPVIVTTLGFTFLGESLRDIFDPRLRREYSPHSGPRA
- a CDS encoding LLM class flavin-dependent oxidoreductase, translated to MRVGISLTSRHAVRDPREGARWMIERAAAARQVGLDSLFLGDHHATAEPYYQNVPMLGRLLAEWGEAPVGCLFLLPLWNPVLVAEQVGTLAAIARGRFILQCGLGYDQGQFRAMGTTLRYRPSAFEEALGIVRRLLAGEVVSSAGRFSVTDARLALRPSEPVEVWIGAGAAPALDRAARLGDGWLAAPDLTPDEVRAKIAQYRERCRAHGRTPSAVAIRRDIYVAESAAEARATAGPIMARGHRGFDQAALIVGTIDEVATRFRELEALGYTDVIARHLTDDQPRVLGSLARLAEVRKAVA